A region from the Pochonia chlamydosporia 170 chromosome Unknown PCv3seq00013, whole genome shotgun sequence genome encodes:
- a CDS encoding transposase (similar to Metarhizium robertsii ARSEF 23 XP_007817087.2): MAPTKANAAFVWRQFIDLGRSNPKKSKRYRCRHCQKDFAATSIGRPKEHLAACEKWQGKQQQERQAQDEAGHPPPYSEAIQKKITEVGVQHISQDESNSFAYDAAAAVIAGGRPFSLFESRRWHYFFTRIKPGWKPPSRAAITRILPDLYQELLDEVFQRITSSEWFNIIFDASDNVSGHRIVNISVQIPDGPAFYWKTFDTGDEQHTAENWVKLIWREMQKLCGGDLSRINSICTDTENTMRSVHDLLGRFPELSHVNFSLCDSHGLQLLIKDILLLPFFEDLFDNVTTLLTFFSRSKLQLQRLRTCQRTRWNGITRALIRSVITRWGSQYNSFFSLLRSRDPARDWSIRKDVRGELRSQGCPVLLPEAVRIIKDNSFWLKLETAIAVLKPVNDFQHASEADESGIAYVVNRWLQIKSKWAEMREADQFPDVPWDDIDAIFKARLDKQTYNIHWVADALRPDTTGPNSKLPPSVFARVQEYLRKHLKNNDEYHRALSEFTHFRMRTGGPDGLFNKHSAVYDDGFKPAMAWQCLLNQGSILARVAVKVMNTLVNSVPSERSFSAISFIHTKARNRLTPVHADMQAFIFMNDRVLDRLKDEKYAHKKRWADLEEKDWLELEDSYLELFVNAQGKKVWMDGAMASTNEDFEWEGVLQSTGDILGVGTEVESEV; this comes from the exons atggcgcccaccaaagctaacGCTGCCTTTGTTTGGCGACAGTTTATTGACCTCGGCCGCTCTAACCCTAAGAAAAGCAAGCGATACAgatgccgtcactgccagaaggactttgcagccacttctATTGGGCGGCCTAAagagcatctcgctgcgtgtgagaaatggcaaggcaagcagcaacaagagcgtcaggctcaagatgaagctggacatCCTCCCCCATATTCTGAAGCTATACAAAAGAAGATAACCGAGGTCGGAGTTCAGCATATCTCGCAAGACGAGAGTAACAGTTTCGCCtatgatgccgccgccgccgtaaTCGCTGGCGGCCGCCCCTTCAGCCTGTTCGAGAGCCGGCGTTGGCATTATTTCTTCACTCGCATTAAGCCTGGCTGGAAGCCTCCTAGCCGCGCTGCTATCACGAGAATTCTCCCCGACTTGTATCAGGAACTCCTTGACGAGGTTTTCCAACGCATTACTAGCTCAGAATGGTTCAATATAATATTTGACGCTTCCGATAATGTTTCCGGCCACAGAATCGTTAATATCTCGGTACAAATACCAGACGGCCCAGCTTTCTACTGGAAAACTTTTGATACGGGAGACGAACAGCACACAGCAGAGAACtgggtgaagttgatatggagagaaatgcagAAACTGTGCGGCGGTGATCTCTCCAGAATCAACTCTATCTGTACGGATACCGAAAATACGATGCGCTCGGTACACGATTTACTAGGGAGATTCCCAGAACTCTCAcatgtcaacttctctctgTGCGATTCTCACGGCCTTCAGCTCTTAATTAAAgatatccttctccttccattctttgaggatctCTTTGATAACGTCACCACACTTCTCACGTTTTTCTCACGGTCTAAATTACAATTGCAAAGATTGAGAACGTGCCAGCGCACAAGGTGGAACGGAATAACTCGCGCGCTGATCAGAAG TGTAATTACACGCTGGGGTTCTCAGTACAATTCAtttttctccctcctccgtTCTCGAGACcctgccagagactggtcTATTCGAAAAGATGTACGAGGCGAGCTGCGATCCCAAGGGTGCCCCGTTCTCCTGCCCGAAGCGGTTCggatcatcaaagacaacagcttctggctAAAACTTGAGACTGCGATCGCTGTGCTAAAGCCTGTGAACGACTTTCAACACGCttccgaggctgatgagtcgGGAATCGCGTACGTTGTAAatcgctggctgcaaatcaaaAGCAAGTGGGCCGAGATGAGGGAGGCTGATCAGTTTCCTGATGTTCCGTGGGATGATATTGACGCTATATTCAAAGCACGGCTTGATAAGCAAACGTACAATATACATTGGGTCGCTGATGCCCTCCGGCCTGACACAACAGGTCCGAATTCGAAACTGCCACCTAGCGTCTTTGCGCGCGTACAAGAGTATTTGCGGAAACATCTGAAAAACAACGACGAGTATCACCGTGCTCTCTCCGAATTCACACACTTCCGAATGCGTACGGGCGGCCCAGACGGCTTATTTAATAAGCACAGCGCCgtatacgacgatggctttaagccagcaatggcatggcagtgcctcctcaaccagggcTCGATTCTGGCTAGAGTAgctgtgaaggtgatgaacaCACTTGTGAACTCCGTACCCTCAGAACGAAGCTTCTCTGCTATTAGTTTTATACATACAAAAGCTCGGAATCGCCTTACGCCAGTGCACGCTGACATGCaggccttcatttttatGAACGACCGCGTGTTAGATCgtctcaaggacgagaagtaTGCCCACaaaaagcgctgggcggatcttgaggagaaggactggctagaactcgaagattcatatctcgagttatttgtgaatgcgcagggcaagaaggtctggatggacggcgcgatggcctcaaccaatgaggattttgagtgggagggtgtattacagtcgacgggtgatatattgggtgttggcactgaggtggaatctgaggtttga
- a CDS encoding arrestin domain-containing protein (similar to Metarhizium acridum CQMa 102 XP_007809801.1), which produces MISLVGRSLSSCVMLNSDTVVFRGNADESAGQVLTGIIVLSLQSARLIDHQVRLRLLAILEVANDTATIRQRLRECFLSNKTRTTEIVLEHLGSRQLRSKSTNPLSSAGHYRYPFELSLPSDLAESVQGVPEVSLKYRLDATILSQGRPILYARKALRIIRTPALDALEPLQGVGGESILADRLRHDVSIFPKAVSFGGNIQLKLRACPLVTGLKLRDIKARIVEIREFSTQENRSKEVRKCIAEVLKTAPGQKAKRRDMELGSDRDDWALSIELSLPRRIGDCIPDLSHSRMRAHHRVETIFAVIDLDGKVLKICTTIPITVYMPLDATFNDDGVILTPRMAARSTQPASSIAPPVY; this is translated from the exons ATGATCAGTCTCGTCGGCAGATCTCTAAGCTCTTGTGTGAT GCTTAATAGCGACACCGTCGTATTCCGAGGCAACGCCGACGAGTCTGCTGGGCAAGTGCTCACGGGCATCATTGTGCTCAGTCTTCAATCTGCAAGACTCATTGACCATCAAGTTCGCTTACGGTTGTTGGCCATACTGGAAGTTGCGAACGACACTGCTACCATACGGCAGAGGCTACGAGAATGCTTTCTTAGTAACAAGACCAGAACAACAGAGATTGTTTTGGAGCATCTTGGGTCCCGCCAACTACGCTCAAAGAGCACAAACCCCCTGTCGTCAGCTGGACATTACAGATATCCTTTCGAGCTTTCACTCCCAAGCGATTTAGCAGAAAGTGTCCAAGGTGTACCTGAAGTATCTTTGAAATATCGTCTCGATGCGACTATTTTAAGTCAAGGGCGGCCAATCCTTTATGCTCGCAAGGCCCTTCGCATCATTCGCACCCCCGCATTAGACGCTCTTGAACCACTGCAAGGCGTAGGAGGTGAAAGTATCTTGGCTGATAGGCTCAGGCACGATGTTAGTATATTTCCAAAAGCGGTAAGCTTTGGCGGAAATATCCAACTAAAACTGCGTGCTTGCCCGCTGGTGACGGGACTAAAACTCAGAGACATTAAGGCAAGGATAGTAGAAATTCGAGAGTTCTCAACGCAGGAAAATCGCAGTAAAGAAGTCCGCAAATGTATTGCAGAAGTTTTGAAGACTGCACCAGGTCAGAAGGCAAAACGCCGAGACATGGAGCTGGGTTCGGATAGGGATGACTGGGCGTTAAGCATAGAATTATCACTTCCTAGGAGGATTGGAGACTGTATTCCAGATCTTTCGCATAGTAGAATGCGAGCTCATCATAGAGTTGAGACTATATTCGCTGTGATAGATCTGGATGGGAAAGTTCTTAAG ATCTGCACCACGATACCTATAACGGTATATATGCCTCTTGATGCCACTTTTAATGATGATGGAGTTATTCTGACTCCTAGGATGGCTGCTAGAAGTACCCAGCCTGCTAGTTCTATTGCTCCGCCGGTGTATTAA
- a CDS encoding ATPase family associated with various cellular activities (AAA) domain-containing protein: MQIKISQVLTLASLVLSSVPLGSATALANVPGTLDKKIPDNLHFIMNVTSHETTDEHGLVKRACSRSCEQWEDARRVGASCYDAGHGNVDRGANLFESDNFIAANQGVDRQIHSNPNGAPINVYFRKNRVIVKEKLIFVLDNRNSNAASGCSIFSVLENNRFEANNTKFGSHGRGKARLPSAGRALPERCLVLLEDIDAVRTDRSHDTGVPEKNKKSLSLSGLLNTLDGVASQEGRFLIMTTNHIEKPDKTLIRPGRIYKKIEITLADSSVIAQLFCFIFGPNTEDSASTKEEVLATNQLTDWTKGPYFVGMEAFGFPDDHEISVQDVALARRIWYQQVCTS, translated from the exons ATGCAGATTAAGATCTCTCAAGTCTTGACCCTGGCAtcgttggtgttgtcgtCTGTGCCACTGGGATCTGCGACGGCTCTTGCGAATGTACCTGGCACTCTAGACAAAAAGATTCCCGACAATCTTCACTTCATCATGAACGTCACCTCGCATGAGACAACTGATGAGCATGGCCTCGTCAAAAGGGCCTGTAGCAGAAGTTGTGAACAATGGGAGGACGCTCGTCGCGTCGGTGCCTCCTGCTATGACGCAGGTCACGGCAACGTGGACAGAGGTGCCAACCTGTTTGAAAGTGATAATTTTATAGCCGCTAATCAAGGCGTCGACCGACAAATCCACAGTAACCCAAATGGAGCTCCAATAAACGTCTACTTCAGGAAAAACAGAGTGATCGTCAAGGAGAAATTGATCTTCGTGCTTGACAACCGGAATAGCAACGCCGCGAGTGGATGCTCTATCTTCTCGGTGCTCGAGAACAACCGATTCGAGGCGAACAAC ACCAAATTCGGCAGCCACGGCCGAGGCAAGGCTCGACTTCCCAGTGCCGGGCGGGCCCTTCCTGAGAGATGTCTCGTTTTGCTGGAGGATATAGATGCCGTAAGAACAGATCGGTCGCATGACACTGGGGTTCCTGAGAAAAACAAGAAGTCGCTTTCTTTATCGGGTCTCTTGAACACCCTTGATGGTGTGGCATCGCAGGAGGGCCGTTTCCTCATAATGACCACAAATCACATTGAGAAGCCGGACAAAACACTTATCCGGCCCGGCCGTATTTACAAGAAGATTGAGATAACTTTGGCTGACTCTAGTGTGATAGCCCAGTTATTTTGTTTTATATTTGGCCCTAACACGGAGGATAGTGCATCAACAAAGGAGGAAGTTTTGGCAACAAATCAGCTGACTGACTGGACAAAAGGACCTTACTTTGTCGGTATGGAAGCCTTCGGATTCCCAGACGATCACGAGATATCAGTACAAGATGTCGCCCTGGCGCGTAGAATATGGTATCAGCAGGTGTGTACTAGCTGA